The Burkholderia ubonensis genome has a window encoding:
- a CDS encoding amino acid permease yields the protein MSALPNPDQPGSSANPPKLHRALKARHLTMIAIGGSIGTGLFVASGASISQAGPGGAMVAYMLIGLMVYFLMTSLGEMAAFMPVSGSFATYGAKYVDEGFGFALGWNYWYNWAVTIAVELVAAQLVMHYWFPDVPGVWWSAAFLAVMFLLNALTVRGFGEAEYWFALIKVVTVLAFIGVGLLMIFGILKGAPHNGWGNLTIGDAPFAGGLPAMMGVAMIAGFSFQGTELIGVAAGESENPRTTIPRAVRQVFWRILLFYVLAIFVIGVLIPYTDPNLLKSDVTDIGVSPFTLVFRHAGLAFAAGVMNAVILTAVLSAGNSGMYASTRMLYNLATEGRAPKLFAKLSPGGVPRNALYATTAVGALCFLTSLYGDKTVYLWLLNTSGMTGFIAWLGIAVSHYRFRKGYVAQGYSLDQMPYESKWFPFGPLFAFALCIVIALGQDYQAFLANRIDWMSVVATYVGIPLFLAVWAGYRLVNKSRFVRYEDMEIAPWIAANRGGVAPRVENRETVG from the coding sequence ATGTCCGCACTTCCGAATCCCGACCAACCCGGTTCGTCCGCGAACCCACCCAAGCTTCACCGCGCGCTGAAGGCGCGCCACCTGACGATGATCGCGATCGGCGGCTCGATCGGCACCGGCCTGTTCGTCGCGTCCGGCGCGTCGATCTCGCAGGCCGGCCCCGGCGGCGCGATGGTCGCGTACATGCTGATCGGCCTGATGGTCTATTTCCTGATGACGAGCCTCGGCGAGATGGCGGCGTTCATGCCGGTGTCGGGCTCGTTCGCGACCTACGGCGCGAAGTACGTCGACGAAGGCTTCGGCTTCGCGCTCGGCTGGAACTACTGGTACAACTGGGCGGTGACGATCGCGGTCGAGCTGGTGGCCGCGCAGCTCGTGATGCACTACTGGTTCCCGGACGTGCCGGGCGTCTGGTGGAGCGCGGCGTTCCTCGCGGTGATGTTCCTGCTCAACGCGCTGACGGTGCGCGGCTTCGGCGAGGCCGAATACTGGTTCGCGCTGATCAAGGTCGTCACCGTGCTCGCGTTCATCGGCGTCGGCCTGCTGATGATCTTCGGCATTCTGAAGGGCGCGCCGCACAACGGCTGGGGCAACCTGACGATCGGCGACGCGCCGTTCGCGGGCGGCTTGCCGGCGATGATGGGCGTCGCGATGATCGCGGGCTTCTCGTTCCAGGGCACCGAGCTGATCGGCGTCGCGGCCGGCGAATCGGAGAATCCGCGCACGACGATCCCGCGCGCGGTGCGCCAGGTGTTCTGGCGCATCCTGCTGTTCTACGTGCTGGCGATCTTCGTGATCGGCGTGCTGATTCCGTACACCGACCCGAACCTGCTGAAGAGCGACGTGACCGACATCGGCGTGAGCCCGTTCACGCTGGTGTTCCGCCATGCGGGCCTCGCGTTCGCGGCCGGCGTGATGAACGCGGTGATCCTGACCGCGGTGCTGTCGGCCGGCAACTCGGGCATGTATGCGTCGACGCGGATGCTGTACAACCTCGCGACCGAAGGCCGCGCGCCGAAGCTGTTCGCGAAGCTGTCGCCGGGCGGCGTGCCGCGCAACGCGCTGTACGCGACGACGGCCGTCGGCGCGCTGTGCTTCCTGACGTCGCTGTACGGCGACAAGACCGTCTACCTGTGGCTGCTGAACACGTCGGGGATGACGGGCTTCATCGCGTGGCTCGGCATCGCGGTCAGCCACTACCGGTTCCGCAAGGGCTACGTCGCGCAGGGCTATTCGCTCGACCAGATGCCGTACGAGTCGAAGTGGTTCCCGTTCGGCCCGCTGTTCGCGTTCGCGCTGTGCATCGTGATCGCGCTCGGCCAGGACTACCAGGCGTTCCTCGCGAACCGGATCGACTGGATGAGCGTCGTCGCGACCTACGTCGGCATCCCGCTGTTCCTCGCGGTGTGGGCCGGCTACCGGCTCGTCAACAAGAGCCGCTTCGTCCGCTACGAGGACATGGAGATCGCGCCGTGGATCGCCGCGAACCGCGGCGGCGTTGCGCCGCGCGTCGAGAACCGCGAGACGGTCGGCTGA
- a CDS encoding DUF3717 domain-containing protein, whose product MSASPAERKAGPVSIVRIEAAINAWRAVYPPAPDGEDGYALDAGSDCLAELYGTMICYRLPDVPLDSLSDAQRDALYATEA is encoded by the coding sequence ATGAGCGCATCACCCGCCGAGCGGAAGGCCGGACCTGTTTCCATCGTGCGAATCGAAGCCGCGATCAATGCGTGGCGCGCAGTGTATCCGCCGGCCCCGGACGGCGAGGACGGCTACGCGCTCGATGCCGGCAGCGACTGTCTCGCCGAGCTGTACGGCACGATGATCTGCTACCGGTTGCCCGACGTGCCGCTCGATTCGCTGAGCGACGCGCAGCGCGATGCGCTGTACGCGACCGAGGCATGA
- a CDS encoding LysR family transcriptional regulator, with product MELRHLRYFVAVAEERNFTRAAERLHIAQPPLSRQIQQLEELLGVPLFERNARPLKLTDAGRFFHSHAVQLLAQTAELESMTKRVGKIERSLSIGFVGSTLYGMLPKIIRRYRDEFPAVELSLQELSTMDQIKALKEGRIDVGFGRIRHEDPSVRRVVLREERMIVALPVGHALDGAKEVLSLHDLVNDTLIIFPKAPRPSYADQVLAAFHDRALKPRRIYETRELQIALGLVAAGEGISVVPHSVYGLKRDDISYKPLDDPNLVSPIIMSMRMLDESEDIRAMQALIYRLYDESQIEYLHPQPE from the coding sequence ATGGAGTTGAGACATCTGCGCTACTTCGTCGCGGTGGCCGAGGAGCGGAATTTCACGCGCGCGGCGGAGCGGCTGCACATCGCGCAGCCGCCGCTGAGCCGCCAGATCCAGCAGCTCGAGGAACTGCTCGGGGTGCCGCTGTTCGAGCGCAACGCGCGGCCGCTGAAGCTGACCGACGCGGGGCGCTTCTTTCATTCGCATGCGGTGCAACTGCTCGCGCAGACGGCCGAGCTGGAATCGATGACCAAGCGCGTCGGCAAGATCGAGCGCAGCCTGTCGATCGGCTTCGTCGGCTCGACGCTGTACGGGATGCTGCCGAAGATCATCCGGCGCTATCGCGACGAATTCCCGGCGGTCGAGCTGAGCCTGCAGGAGCTGTCGACGATGGACCAGATCAAGGCGCTGAAGGAAGGGCGCATCGACGTCGGGTTCGGGCGCATCCGCCACGAGGACCCGAGCGTGCGGCGCGTCGTGCTGCGCGAGGAGCGGATGATCGTCGCGCTGCCGGTCGGCCATGCGCTCGACGGCGCGAAGGAGGTGCTGTCGCTGCACGACCTCGTCAACGACACGCTGATCATTTTTCCGAAGGCGCCGCGGCCGAGCTACGCCGACCAGGTGCTCGCCGCGTTCCACGACCGCGCGCTGAAGCCGCGCAGGATCTACGAGACCCGCGAGCTGCAGATCGCGCTCGGGCTCGTCGCGGCGGGCGAGGGCATCTCGGTCGTGCCGCACAGCGTGTACGGGCTGAAGCGCGACGACATCAGCTACAAGCCGCTCGACGATCCGAACCTCGTGTCGCCGATCATCATGAGCATGCGCATGCTCGACGAATCGGAGGACATCCGCGCGATGCAGGCGCTGATCTACCGGCTGTACGACGAGTCGCAGATCGAGTATCTGCATCCGCAGCCCGAATGA
- a CDS encoding alpha/beta fold hydrolase, with translation MTDIVIDESWIETPQGRLFAKRWRGAQPAAHERAAPVVLLHDSLGCVELWRDFPAQLARAAARDVIAYDRLGFGRSDRHPGQLAATFVRDEAEHDFAAVLEGFGVDPFVAFGHSVGGGMAVACAAAHARRCRALITVAAQAFVEGRTLDSIRDAARQFDAPGQLDRLARHHGDKAEWVLRAWVDTWLSAAFRDWSLDDVLPHVRCPTLAIHGAQDEYGSDAHPKRIAARVAGPSSWLLLDRCGHIPHRERPADVLAAVATLLHDAHA, from the coding sequence ATGACCGACATCGTAATCGACGAAAGCTGGATCGAGACGCCGCAAGGGCGTCTCTTCGCGAAACGCTGGCGCGGCGCGCAGCCAGCCGCGCACGAGCGCGCCGCACCGGTCGTGCTGCTGCACGATTCGCTCGGCTGTGTCGAGCTTTGGCGCGACTTCCCCGCGCAGCTCGCGCGTGCCGCTGCGCGCGACGTGATCGCGTACGACCGGCTCGGCTTCGGCCGTTCGGACCGTCACCCAGGACAACTCGCCGCGACGTTCGTGCGCGACGAGGCCGAGCACGACTTCGCCGCGGTACTGGAAGGGTTCGGCGTCGACCCGTTCGTCGCGTTCGGCCACAGCGTCGGCGGCGGGATGGCGGTTGCGTGCGCGGCCGCGCATGCGCGGCGCTGCCGGGCGCTGATCACGGTCGCCGCGCAGGCATTCGTGGAAGGTCGCACGCTGGACAGCATTCGCGACGCCGCCCGGCAATTCGACGCACCGGGGCAGCTCGACCGTCTCGCGCGCCATCACGGCGACAAGGCCGAATGGGTGTTGCGCGCGTGGGTCGATACGTGGCTGTCGGCGGCGTTTCGCGACTGGAGCCTGGACGACGTGCTGCCGCACGTGCGCTGCCCGACGCTTGCGATTCACGGCGCGCAGGACGAGTACGGCTCGGATGCGCATCCGAAGCGGATCGCCGCGCGTGTGGCGGGGCCGTCGTCGTGGCTGTTACTCGACCGATGCGGGCACATCCCGCACCGCGAGCGTCCCGCCGACGTGCTCGCGGCCGTCGCGACGCTGCTGCACGACGCGCACGCGTAA
- the hutC gene encoding histidine utilization repressor encodes MTTPIYQEIKDFILARIHAGEWAEGDQVPSENELAREFNVARMTVNRALRELTAEQVLTRTRGSGTFVATPKYESTLVAIRSISDEVGARGHGYRAQVLQVGATIADAKLADEMQLDAGKPIFHSRVLHFENDTPVQLEERWVNPACAPDYALQDFTTTTPNQYLTRVAPLQRVEYRIEAAMPDAETRRLLTMDEREPCLMLHRRTWSQGVVASTVNLWHPGSRYRFTGHF; translated from the coding sequence ATGACCACACCGATCTATCAGGAAATCAAGGACTTCATCCTGGCGCGGATCCACGCCGGCGAATGGGCGGAAGGCGACCAGGTGCCGTCGGAGAACGAACTCGCGCGCGAATTCAACGTCGCGCGGATGACCGTCAACCGCGCGCTGCGCGAGCTGACGGCCGAGCAGGTGCTGACGCGCACCCGCGGCTCCGGCACCTTCGTCGCGACGCCGAAGTACGAGTCGACGCTCGTCGCGATCCGCAGCATCTCGGACGAAGTCGGCGCGCGCGGCCACGGCTATCGCGCGCAGGTGCTGCAGGTCGGCGCGACGATCGCCGACGCGAAGCTCGCCGACGAGATGCAGCTCGACGCCGGCAAGCCGATCTTCCATTCGCGCGTGCTGCACTTCGAGAACGACACGCCCGTGCAGCTCGAGGAGCGCTGGGTCAATCCGGCCTGCGCGCCCGACTATGCGCTGCAGGACTTCACGACGACGACGCCGAACCAGTACCTGACGCGCGTCGCGCCGCTGCAGCGCGTCGAATACCGGATCGAGGCCGCGATGCCCGATGCGGAAACGCGCCGCCTGCTGACGATGGACGAGCGCGAGCCGTGCCTGATGCTGCACCGGCGCACGTGGTCGCAAGGCGTCGTCGCGTCGACGGTCAATCTGTGGCATCCGGGCAGCCGGTACCGCTTCACCGGGCATTTCTGA
- a CDS encoding HHHH-motif protein → MNRIVKILTAGALACAVLVPALAEAHSHRVCHFDHHHHRVCRWVR, encoded by the coding sequence ATGAACCGCATCGTGAAGATTTTGACGGCCGGCGCACTCGCATGTGCCGTGCTCGTGCCGGCCCTCGCCGAAGCGCATTCGCACCGCGTGTGCCATTTCGATCATCACCACCATCGCGTGTGCCGCTGGGTGCGCTGA
- a CDS encoding DUF3761 domain-containing protein, with translation MKKTMLIAAFAASFGLSGAAFAQVQAPASAPAGTTGLCKDGSFYAGASKKGACAGHKGVKAWYGASAAAAGSASASASAAVPATAASGGAASGAAPVKSASAAAAAAAPGGGAGKVWANDSTKVYHCSTDKYYGKTKHGSYMSEADAKAKGFHPSHGKACS, from the coding sequence ATGAAAAAGACGATGTTGATCGCCGCGTTTGCCGCGAGCTTCGGCCTGTCGGGCGCTGCGTTCGCACAGGTGCAGGCGCCGGCCAGCGCGCCGGCTGGCACGACCGGCCTGTGCAAGGACGGCTCGTTCTATGCGGGCGCATCGAAGAAGGGCGCGTGCGCAGGACACAAAGGCGTGAAGGCCTGGTATGGCGCGTCGGCTGCTGCTGCGGGCAGCGCATCGGCCAGCGCATCGGCAGCAGTGCCCGCGACGGCTGCGTCGGGCGGTGCTGCGTCCGGCGCCGCGCCGGTGAAAAGCGCGTCGGCCGCCGCCGCCGCAGCCGCGCCGGGCGGCGGCGCGGGCAAGGTATGGGCCAACGACAGCACGAAGGTCTATCACTGCTCGACCGACAAGTATTACGGCAAGACCAAGCACGGCAGCTACATGTCGGAAGCCGATGCGAAGGCGAAGGGCTTTCACCCGTCGCACGGCAAAGCCTGCTCGTAA
- a CDS encoding DMT family transporter: MSPTQAAWLILAASVAAESLGTAALNLSVGFTRLLPTVLTVTFYVAAVILMAVATKRIEMSLAYAAWAGSSVVLTVVIGFVWFGESMNVVKAIGLIAAISGIVLLNFSSNGA; encoded by the coding sequence ATGTCCCCCACCCAAGCCGCATGGCTCATTCTTGCTGCGAGCGTCGCCGCTGAATCACTCGGCACTGCAGCCCTCAATCTCTCCGTTGGCTTTACTCGCCTGCTTCCGACAGTACTGACCGTGACGTTCTACGTGGCAGCTGTCATTCTGATGGCCGTCGCGACGAAGAGAATCGAAATGAGTTTGGCATACGCAGCCTGGGCTGGAAGCAGCGTCGTGCTGACGGTAGTGATAGGTTTCGTCTGGTTTGGAGAGTCGATGAACGTCGTTAAGGCGATTGGATTGATCGCTGCGATATCCGGCATCGTTTTGCTGAACTTCAGCAGCAACGGCGCATAG
- a CDS encoding class I SAM-dependent methyltransferase, with translation MTSHAEIYLRDFHRRRAGATRRAYGNRPARSAQAAYPSSYHALANRVPNEAMSRTVLDLACGDGPLLQILNDRGHAATKLIGIDMSDGELSVARGILPHEIRLLNERAQEMSLDSGSVDYVLSHMALMLMDDIEQVVREIRRVLRDGGSFSAIVGRSFLTGKVGEVFLDIFKPIAKARLTELRLGDARTRSEAGWQELLKRDFVDVAFEDIDIDWTPTPEQLWLDMLDTYDADRMSEAARAQFKSELLSAFAPMQSDDGTLQTGWGLRLVQATAA, from the coding sequence ATGACCTCGCATGCAGAAATATATTTGAGAGATTTTCATCGGCGCCGGGCGGGAGCAACGCGTCGAGCCTATGGTAATCGACCTGCCCGATCTGCGCAGGCGGCATACCCTTCCTCCTATCACGCACTGGCGAATCGTGTGCCGAATGAAGCGATGTCGCGGACTGTCCTCGACCTGGCATGTGGCGATGGGCCATTGCTGCAAATTCTGAACGACAGGGGGCATGCAGCCACGAAGCTGATTGGCATAGACATGAGCGATGGCGAGTTGAGCGTGGCTCGGGGAATATTGCCGCACGAAATACGATTGCTCAACGAGCGCGCACAAGAAATGTCGCTCGATAGCGGTTCAGTAGACTACGTGCTGTCGCACATGGCTCTCATGTTGATGGACGATATCGAACAAGTGGTCCGAGAGATCCGCCGGGTATTACGTGACGGCGGCAGTTTTTCCGCTATCGTGGGGCGGAGCTTTTTGACCGGCAAGGTCGGCGAAGTCTTTCTGGACATCTTCAAGCCAATCGCGAAGGCTCGGCTCACCGAGTTGCGACTCGGCGACGCGCGCACGCGCAGTGAAGCCGGTTGGCAAGAACTGCTAAAACGCGATTTTGTTGATGTGGCTTTTGAAGACATCGACATCGACTGGACACCTACACCCGAGCAGCTGTGGTTGGACATGCTGGACACCTACGATGCCGACCGGATGTCGGAAGCGGCGCGCGCGCAGTTCAAAAGTGAACTGTTGTCGGCGTTCGCGCCCATGCAAAGCGACGACGGTACGTTGCAAACTGGATGGGGCCTGCGTCTGGTTCAGGCCACTGCTGCCTAG
- a CDS encoding DUF2334 domain-containing protein — MKKILIVIALLAGFVQIATPGTAHAQTTTARTLVLYDNPANDPYSKLGLMYSIMLRNLLGHFNTTVDLVPIQNYTSGMVGNHDVTFYIGDYYNNPIPTAFMSDVMTATKTVVWFKYNLWQLAWNTAYTFNQTFGFSFQGLAGLNATPSSSNPNPGFYDTITYKNLPMVKYYAYNASTGAVSADPDVGLTQVVDATKAQVLVTMKNSQSGATAPYVMRSGRLWYFADVPFSYIGPTDRYLVICDMLHDILQTNAPVNHRALVRLEDLDAYTTTSSMKQLTDYLYSKRIKFTMATIPLYTDPNGYYNGGVPQTIHLAQATGLKNALNYAIPRGGSIVMHGYTHQYDSTPNLLTAVSGSDYEFWYAVQNRPVDEDSVQWAEDRMTNGLLEFTANGYKIVGWAAPQYQVSPKAAAATAATFPTTFQRAVYYTATNPQLGTGAPNQDFSAGQFFPYIINSDYYGQRIIPENLGSIQYNICSIDQFSCITYTWQQLVTNAQYGLAVRDGFASFFFHPYWLEPDLRLPALQDFQSLVTGITNLGYTWVDGTTAK; from the coding sequence ATGAAGAAGATCCTGATCGTCATCGCGCTGCTGGCCGGCTTCGTGCAAATCGCGACGCCCGGCACGGCCCACGCGCAGACCACCACTGCCCGCACGCTCGTGCTCTACGACAACCCGGCCAACGACCCGTATTCGAAGCTCGGACTGATGTACAGCATCATGTTGCGCAATCTGCTCGGCCACTTCAATACGACCGTGGACCTGGTTCCGATCCAGAACTACACGTCGGGCATGGTCGGCAATCACGACGTGACGTTCTACATCGGCGATTACTACAACAACCCGATTCCGACCGCGTTCATGAGCGACGTGATGACCGCCACGAAGACGGTCGTCTGGTTCAAGTACAACCTGTGGCAGCTCGCATGGAACACGGCGTACACGTTCAACCAGACCTTCGGGTTCAGTTTTCAGGGGCTGGCCGGGCTGAACGCGACGCCTTCGTCGAGCAATCCGAACCCCGGCTTCTACGACACGATCACCTACAAGAACCTGCCGATGGTGAAGTACTACGCGTACAACGCGTCGACCGGCGCCGTCAGCGCGGACCCGGACGTCGGCCTGACGCAGGTGGTCGATGCGACCAAGGCGCAGGTGCTCGTCACGATGAAGAACAGCCAGAGCGGCGCAACCGCGCCGTACGTGATGCGCTCGGGCCGCCTCTGGTACTTCGCCGACGTTCCGTTCTCCTACATCGGGCCGACGGATCGCTACCTCGTGATCTGCGACATGCTGCACGACATCCTGCAGACCAACGCACCGGTGAATCATCGTGCGCTCGTGCGTCTCGAGGACCTCGACGCCTATACGACGACGAGTTCGATGAAGCAGCTCACCGACTACCTGTACTCGAAGAGGATCAAGTTCACGATGGCGACCATTCCGCTGTATACCGACCCGAACGGTTATTACAACGGCGGCGTGCCACAGACCATCCATCTCGCGCAGGCAACGGGGCTCAAGAATGCGCTGAACTACGCAATCCCGCGCGGCGGCTCGATCGTGATGCATGGCTACACGCACCAGTACGACTCGACGCCGAATCTGCTGACTGCCGTCAGCGGCAGCGACTATGAGTTCTGGTATGCGGTGCAGAACCGGCCGGTCGACGAGGACTCGGTGCAATGGGCGGAGGACAGAATGACGAACGGGCTGCTCGAGTTCACGGCCAACGGCTACAAGATCGTCGGCTGGGCTGCGCCGCAGTATCAGGTGTCGCCCAAGGCGGCGGCGGCGACGGCCGCGACGTTCCCGACCACGTTCCAGCGGGCCGTCTACTACACGGCGACCAATCCACAGCTCGGCACCGGCGCACCCAACCAGGACTTTTCGGCCGGGCAGTTCTTCCCGTACATCATCAACTCCGATTACTACGGACAGCGGATCATTCCGGAGAACCTGGGCAGCATCCAGTACAACATTTGCAGTATCGACCAGTTCTCGTGCATCACGTACACGTGGCAGCAGCTCGTGACCAATGCACAGTACGGGCTGGCCGTGCGCGACGGCTTCGCGTCGTTCTTCTTCCATCCGTACTGGCTCGAACCCGACCTCCGGCTGCCTGCATTGCAGGATTTCCAGAGTCTCGTGACCGGCATCACGAACCTCGGTTATACCTGGGTGGACGGCACGACGGCCAAGTAA
- a CDS encoding glycosyl transferase family protein → MNHTIWSAYLSALDVVAIVTAIVILISTLDDLTLDACYWSFEIRRVLRREKAPAIDIGMLRALDERYLALMVPAWKEYDVIAKMIENTLATIEYERYVIFVGTYHNDAETTAEVERMVRRYPGRVTRATVRNDGPTCKADCLNWILDAILRYEDVHRIQFAGVVMHDCEDVIHPAELKYLNHAVTQSDLVQLPVLSLPRKWNEFVAGCYLDDFSETHQKDVPVRARLTGVVPGAGVASCYSRRAIDAAMKASGGNAFNTSSLTEDYDFSFRLRDLGMTETFARFPLSDVARDAQARNARKGAARENLLATREYFPKTFRTAYRQRARWVLGIAFQGWEQLGWKGDLLTRYMFFHDRKGIVTSLFSVIAYVVLLNFVLLAVLEKTGHALPASVHFATNGPWIAPLLWVNTFMLVARAGQRVHFVSKLNGPLQGVLSVPRMFVNNMINFYAVCRAWRIYLGHLVSGKPIAWDKTSHTYLSNEALGKVRRRIGEILVGWGVLSLEQLQACLDKQVTCGKRLGELLLDASMLSTESLADAIAEQADLPRVSLGNVAVGHFADSLAFELQYAYRAIPFSTADDGTLNIAVGRPLTQDEQEVVRRGARTNVAYFIACDAEISAELARHSRFVEISRLRDGDGASMQASAAIRPSGEQA, encoded by the coding sequence ATGAACCATACAATATGGAGTGCGTATCTGTCGGCACTCGACGTCGTCGCCATCGTGACCGCGATCGTCATCCTGATCAGCACGCTCGACGATCTCACGCTCGATGCCTGTTACTGGTCGTTCGAAATCCGCCGGGTCCTGCGTCGCGAGAAGGCGCCAGCCATCGACATCGGCATGCTGCGCGCGCTCGACGAGCGTTATCTGGCGCTGATGGTGCCGGCCTGGAAAGAGTACGACGTGATCGCGAAGATGATCGAGAACACGCTCGCGACCATCGAGTACGAACGCTATGTGATCTTCGTCGGCACCTATCACAACGATGCCGAAACTACGGCCGAAGTCGAACGGATGGTTCGACGCTACCCCGGGCGCGTCACGCGCGCGACGGTGCGCAACGACGGGCCGACCTGCAAGGCCGACTGCCTGAACTGGATTCTCGATGCGATCCTGCGTTACGAGGACGTCCACCGCATCCAGTTCGCCGGCGTCGTGATGCACGACTGCGAGGACGTGATTCACCCGGCCGAATTGAAGTACCTGAACCACGCGGTCACGCAGAGCGACCTCGTGCAGCTTCCCGTGCTGTCGTTGCCGCGCAAATGGAACGAGTTCGTCGCCGGCTGTTACCTCGACGATTTCAGCGAAACGCATCAGAAGGACGTGCCGGTGCGCGCGCGTCTGACCGGCGTCGTGCCCGGCGCGGGCGTGGCGTCGTGCTACAGCCGCCGCGCGATCGACGCGGCGATGAAGGCGAGCGGCGGCAACGCGTTCAACACCAGTTCGCTGACCGAGGACTACGACTTCAGCTTCCGGCTGAGGGACCTCGGGATGACGGAGACGTTCGCCCGCTTCCCGCTGTCGGACGTCGCGCGCGATGCGCAGGCGCGCAACGCGCGCAAAGGCGCGGCACGTGAGAACCTGCTCGCGACGCGCGAGTATTTTCCGAAGACGTTCAGAACAGCATACCGGCAGCGCGCGCGCTGGGTGCTCGGCATCGCGTTTCAAGGCTGGGAGCAGCTCGGCTGGAAAGGCGACCTGCTCACCCGCTACATGTTCTTCCACGATCGCAAGGGCATCGTGACGTCGCTGTTCTCGGTGATCGCCTACGTCGTGCTGCTCAATTTCGTGCTGCTTGCCGTCCTCGAGAAAACCGGCCATGCGCTCCCGGCCAGCGTTCATTTCGCGACGAACGGCCCGTGGATCGCGCCGCTGCTGTGGGTGAACACCTTCATGCTGGTCGCGCGCGCCGGACAGCGCGTGCACTTCGTCAGCAAGCTGAACGGCCCGCTGCAGGGGGTGCTGTCGGTCCCGCGGATGTTCGTCAACAACATGATCAACTTCTACGCGGTTTGCCGCGCGTGGCGCATCTATCTCGGCCACCTGGTGAGCGGCAAGCCGATCGCGTGGGACAAGACCAGCCACACCTATCTGTCGAACGAAGCGCTCGGGAAAGTGCGGCGCAGGATCGGCGAGATCCTGGTCGGCTGGGGCGTGCTGTCGCTCGAGCAGCTGCAGGCATGCCTCGACAAGCAAGTGACGTGCGGCAAGCGGCTCGGCGAGCTGTTGCTCGACGCGAGCATGCTGTCGACCGAATCGCTCGCCGACGCGATCGCCGAGCAGGCCGATCTGCCGCGCGTGAGCCTGGGCAACGTTGCTGTCGGCCATTTCGCGGACTCGCTGGCCTTCGAGTTGCAGTACGCGTATCGCGCGATTCCGTTTTCCACCGCCGACGACGGCACGCTGAACATCGCGGTCGGCCGCCCGCTCACTCAGGACGAACAGGAGGTCGTGCGACGCGGCGCGCGTACCAACGTCGCGTACTTCATCGCGTGCGATGCGGAAATTTCCGCCGAACTCGCGCGGCACTCGCGCTTCGTCGAGATCTCGCGGCTACGCGACGGCGACGGCGCGTCGATGCAGGCATCTGCGGCGATTCGGCCGTCGGGAGAACAGGCATGA